The Acomys russatus chromosome X, mAcoRus1.1, whole genome shotgun sequence genome segment ACTTGGCTAGGACCAGTTACAGAGATACACTCTCCTCCTAGTACCTTATGGCTGGCCTCTCTAGCTTCTTCCTTTAATACAAATCAAGTAAGATTCTGCTCTTTAGCCCTCTCTAGCGCAGACTCTTGGCAATGTGAAGTAGTTAACTTTTTTGAGGTTTCGTGTATCTTTATACCCCGTGAAACTAAACTCCTCTTGTGTTAGTTGCTGCTTTTCACTGTCCTTATCTCTCTTCAGCTACCAGCATCTTGCCGCCATGATTGGCACCAGACAGATTCCTTGGTAGTGCTGACTGTATACGGCCAGATTCCACTTCCTGCATTCAACTGGGTGAAAGCCAGTCAAACTGAGGTGAGGAACCATGTGAGGCAGGCCGGGGGCCTGGTGAACTCTGGTGGAGGCGCAGTCTTATGGGGGGAGGTGCTGAAAGGTGTCGTTCTTTAGGTTCCGCAGTCCCCAGGGAGAAGTGAGCATTATTACACCAGGgtggcctggctggcctctgggTCTCGCCTCTCGCCTGCTTCTGCAGTAATGACGTTTTCTGACCTTCTGGGGTTGATACTACCCTTAATTCTTTTCTCCCAGCTTCATGCCCACATTGTCTTTGACGGTAACCGTGTGTTCCAAGCACAAATGAAGCTCTGGGGGGTAAGTGGAGAGAACTGGGCAGAGGCAAGGGAGGTGGATAGCATAAAAGGAGGGCCAGATTGAGTTGATAGAAGGTATGCTGAAAGAGTTGCCATGGGAACATAGAGGGATTCCTTCTGGAAGGCTgtggttttcctctttcctttcctctcccttcccgcAGCCCTTCCCCATCAcactcctgcctgcctctttcttttttcgtTCTTATTCATCACCACTCCAGTCCCAAATCTGTGATGtcttcattctttctgtctttccctcctcctcaggTCATAAACGTGGAACAGAGCTCTGTCTCTTTGATGCCATCACGGGTTGAAATCTCCCTGGTCAAGGCTGACCCAGGATCCTGGGCCCAGCTGGAGCACCCCGATTCACTAGCTGAGAAGGCTAGGGCAGGGGTTCTGCTAGAGATGGATGAGGAAGAGCCTGAGGATTCAGATGATGACCTGAGctggacagaggaggaggaggaagaggaggaagaagctaTGAGGGAATAGGAACAGTAGATAGTTGTGTTTCTAGGTAGACCCTGGGTGACCTCCTTAGAATCTCAGAGACCGTGTGGTATCATTGAGTATCAGGAGgctaaaggaagagaaaacaaacaaaactgtccaAACTGTGCTGCTGTTCCCCTAAATAAATCTTATATTCTGCAGTTTCACATAAGTGTCATCTCTCTCTTCATGCAAGAGTGGAttcagccccgccccgccccactcTGCCCCATCCCCACTTTGCTGTGTGTTTGACACACAATTGGAAACAAGCACATTCATGTGCGCTCTCTGTTCCTCACCAGGCACTTACTGAGTACTTCCCATGTGTCTGGTTCCATGTTAGGTGGTTTCCAGATAGCTGAGAAACAAGCTTGTTTATTTCTCTCAAGACAAAGATGAGCTGggcatggcacatgcctgtagccccACCACTAAGGAAGTGAAGCCAGATGCCAGGAGTTCTAGCTGATCTTGCCCTACATAGTGGATTggagggcagcctaggctacgtGAAACCTTGTCTTCCAAACTTGtctgaagaaaaggaacaaaaagaaaacaaagaaacaacactcTAAGCTGGCTCTAATGGCTAACACATCTGTAAGTCCAAGCCCAGCACCGAGGTAGAAAaaaaggccaacctggactacagagtgaatcccATGCCACCCTGTACTAAATtgatctcaaaataaacaaagtcaTTCTTTCTAGCCAAGTATAGTGGCTTATTCCTATAATTCTAGcaatcaggaggctgaagcaggaggattgcaagtacAAGATCAGCCTGAGCTCCATAGAaagtccaggccaacctggaTGACGTAGTGAGATTCTTGATGGCCACAGTGCTTTTATATTGTTTACTCCTACTGCATATCAGAGTGTATatgtaaaggagaaaaaaaagttaatgggGGTGTGGctagactaaaaaaaaaaccctaaaattatgacccaggcttgcctcaatcttaatatcctcttgcctcagcctcctctctgctgcagttacaggtgcGAGTCCTC includes the following:
- the Itgb1bp2 gene encoding integrin beta-1-binding protein 2 isoform X2 — translated: MPPKLLPLIISQALGVALEQKELDQGPGAGLDSSLIWTGSSCQNPGCDAVYQGPESDATPCTYHPGAPRFHEGMKSWSCCGIQTLDFGAFLAQPGCRVGRHDWAKQLPASCRHDWHQTDSLVVLTVYGQIPLPAFNWVKASQTELHAHIVFDGNRVFQAQMKLWGVINVEQSSVSLMPSRVEISLVKADPGSWAQLEHPDSLAEKARAGVLLEMDEEEPEDSDDDLSWTEEEEEEEEEAMRE